Proteins from one Ahaetulla prasina isolate Xishuangbanna chromosome 2, ASM2864084v1, whole genome shotgun sequence genomic window:
- the KIF27 gene encoding kinesin-like protein KIF27 isoform X1 — translation MEEIPVKVAVRIRPLLSKEILHNHQVCVRLISNTQQIIIGKDRVFTFDFVFGKHSTQDEVYTTCIKPLVASLIEGYNATVFAYGQTGSGKTYTIGGGHIASVAEEERGIIPRAIEEIFQIISENHNTDFAVKVSYIEVYKEELRDLLELETSMKDLHIREDEKGNTVIVGAKDCQVESTEEVMSLLETGNAARHTGTTQMNEHSSRSHAVFTISVCQQQQPLQEDKEGAQNSPKNSGHQIASKFHFVDLAGSERVTKTGNTGERFKESIQINSGLLALGNVISALGDPKRKNIHIPYRDAKITRILKDSLGGNAKTVMITCISPSSSDFDESLNSIKYANRAKNIRNKPIVNYNPDWDRINEMELAIKLLREALQNQQTNGQSSGSQGSQDLCQDKNRIRSLEQQLAQFQIESFNLRNCIEEAYLFLVDLKKIANLSKNQLEKLQEWIHVAQELRREASIPQVNNGTVADQEGPYHITILQLKRELKKYQQALATDAEVFSEKELEIKILQDQIQKLIQENREYLESLKEAQDTNRLQNEKMVEQRLIINQLNGKLEKMAKASASNGASGDGPAAVIPAKRPYSVPLTKSLLQMNNIPLRLDSRKVHTSPPMYSLSKVIAGFQTRNQIMMDHIEEQDEVLHYCFSDHSDDDDENNAKTGRRFRFRRSLNRTWTRKQQPSSYITERKEVQQNASSEIGNLSSTDAVTDKEGADIEFIKKSQIINVQKLKNSELKLIAAKQKMNELTLNIKMKEELIKELVKTGNDARSVSQQYSLKITQLEHEAEQAKIDLAETQKQLQELENKELRDIAEKARLQKEFRKKMDTAKMKVQVIQKKQQETKNLASLSTQNEKRISELEQNINHMKNQQAQLQKKLREENEKKKILETGVQQGQLKIKELQQKTEQQEKILKLKDKEIAAFKKRNSTGAPQQLQKLEEKKKCLDEELEKILHQHQELAALEEDLKRREAIILKKETLMQEKSHLEIKKLRSSQALNEDSLKLSTRLSMLDQELCDKNKQLQRSATDEQGRIFEEVQTLQKEKDQLLKRRNSVDEKLKNGRVLSAEEEHVLFQLEEGIETLEAAIAYKNESIQNHQNSIRVSSQILTQSEASVMGKLISLSATELRAILLKYFNKVVRLRESERKLQVQSEELRMRAMEQENIIRELELALEHLMLQCDRRLTLQQKEHEQKIQLILLHCKDQESENIAETIKAYEAKIQQLERDLFFYKKTSRELKKKLKDVVGEAIYHSKQSKCYASNDGMLNQEETSISLEEHGQRPQTVGKLKERNCTVGDIGTQQTSPETFEEEVAEAVLSTSNNHEEPTGKVQHFTKSHSQAFTHSQTGNPVTQLQGITPVKFSRKELRHIPVSELLSRRAIINSIAADSIEMPRKSHDHTM, via the exons ATGGAAGAAATTCCTGTTAAAGTGGCAGTAAGAATAAGACCTTTACTCTCAAAAGAAATACTTCACAATCATCAAGTATGTGTGAGATTAATCTCAAATACTCAGCAAATTATCATTGGAAAGGACCGTGTCTTCACTTTTGACTTTGTTTTTGGCAAGCATTCAACCCAAGATGAAGTCTATACAACATGTATTAAGCCATTGGTAGCATCTTTGATCGAAGGATACAATGCTACTGTTTTTGCATATGGACAGACAGGCTCTGGAAAAACTTATACTATTGGAGGAGGTCACATTG CATCAGTTGCTGAAGAAGAGAGAGGTATTATTCCacgggcaattgaagaaatatttcaGATTATTTCTGAAAACCATAATACTGATTTTGCAGTTAAAGTTTCGTACATAGAAGTCTATAAAGAAGAACTCAGAGATCTCCTGGAACTAGAGACATCTATGAAAGATTTGCATATTAGAGAAGATGAAAAGGGCAATACAG TAATCGTTGGTGCCAAAGATTGCCAGGTGGAAAGTACAGAAGAAGTGATGAGCCTGTTGGAAACAGGGAATGCTGCTAGACATACAGGGACAACCCAAATGAATGAGCATTCTAGCCGATCCCATGCTGTTTTTACCATCAGTGTCTGTCAACAACAGCAGCCTTTGCAGGAGGACAAAGAGGGTGCACAAAATTCACCCAAAAATTCAGGACATCAGATCGCATCTAAGTTCCACTTTGTAGATCTTGCCGGATCAGAAAGAGTTACAAAAACTGGCAACACTGGTGAAAGATTCAAAGAATCCATTCAGATCAACAGTGGTTTACTAGCTTTGGGAAATGTGATAAGTGCACTTGGAGACCCAAAGAGAAAAAACATACATATTCCATACAGGGATGCTAAAATCACACGTATCCTTAAAGACTCTTTAGGAGGCAATGCAAAGACTGTCATGATAACATGCATTAGTCCATCTTCTTCTGATTTTGATGAATCATTAAATTCCATCAAGTATGCAAACAGAGCAAAAAATATTAGGAACAAACCTATTGTCAACTATAACCCAGACTGGGATCGTATAAATGAAATGGAGCTTGCCATTAAATTGCTTCGGGAAGCCTTGCAAAATCAACAAACTAATGGACAGTCTTCTGGTAGCCAAGGGTCACAAGATTTATGCCAAGACAAAAACAGAATTCGTTCTCTTGAACAGCAGCTTGCTCAGTTTCAAATTGAAAGCTTTAATTTGCGAAATTGCATTGAAGAAgcttatttatttcttgttgatttaaaaaaaattgccaaccTATCAAAAAATCAACTTGAAAAACTGCAAGAATGGATCCATGTAGCTCAGGAACTTAGGAGAGAGGCATCTATTCCCCAGGTAAACAATGGAACAGTAGCCGACCAAGAAGGACCATATCATATCACGATTCTTCAGCTTAAAAGGGAGCTGAAGAAATATCAG CAGGCTCTTGCAACAGATGCAGAAGTCTTCagtgaaaaagaactggaaataaaaatattgcaagATCAGATACAAAAGCTGATACAAGAAAATCGTGAATATCTGGAATCACTAAAGGAGGCACAAGATACAAATAGGTTACAG aATGAAAAAATGGTAGAGCAGCGGCTTATAATTAACCAGCTAAACGGCAAATTGGAGAAAATGGCTAAAGCATCTGCCTCTAATGGTGCTTCTGGAGATGGACCAGCTGCAGTAATACCAGCTAAAAGGCCCTATAGTGTTCCATTAACTAAAAGTTTGTTGCAGATGAATAACATACCATTAAGATTGGATTCTCGAAAG GTACACACAAGCCCTCCGATGTATTCCTTAAGTAAAGTTATAGCTGGATTTCAGACCCGTAATCAGATCATGATGGATCACATAGAAGAGCAAGATGAAGTCCTTCATTATTGCTTTTCTGATcacagtgatgatgatgatgaaaacaaTGCCAAGACTGGAAGGAGATTCAGATTTAG acGTTCCTTAAACCGTACATGGACACGGAAGCAGCAGCCTTCTAGCTATATAACTGAAAGAAAAGAGGTACAACAAAATGCCAGTTCAGAAATTGGAAATCTTTCATCAACAGATGCTGTTACAGATAAAGAAG GTGCAGATATTGAATTTATCAAGAAAAGTCAGATAATAAATGTGCAAAAGTTAAAGAATTCAGAGCTAAAACTTATTGCTGCTAAGCAAAAAATGAATGAACTTACCCTTAATATCAAAATGAAAGAAGAACTCATTAAAGAATTGGTGAAAACGG gcAATGATGCTCGATCTGTAAGCCAGCAATATTCTCTGAAAATAACACAGCTGGAACATGAAGCAGAGCAGGCTAAAATTGATTTAGCAGAAACACAAAAGCAACTGCAAGAACTAGAGAACAAGGAACTAAGGGACATTGCTGAAAAAGCCAGATTACAGAAAGAATTCAGAAAAAAGATGGATACAGCAAAAATGAAAGTTCAG GTCATACAGAAAAAACAACAGGAAACTAAGAATCTAGCATCATTATCTACCCAGAATGAGAAACGTATATCAGAATTAGAACAGAATATTAATCATATGAAAAATCAACAAGCCCAattacagaaaaaattgcgggaagagaatgaaaaaaagaaaatactggaAACAGGAGTCCAGCAAGGTCAATTAAAAATCAag gAACTTCAACAAAAGACAGAACAGCAGGAGAAGATTCTAAAGCTAAAGGATAAAGAGATTGCTGCGTTTAAGAAAAGAAACTCAACTGGGGCTCCCCAACAACTGCAG AaattagaagagaaaaagaagtgcTTAGATGAAGAACTAGAAAAGATTTTGCACCAGCATCAAGAGTTAGCTGCTCTGGAGGAAGATTTAAAAAGAAGAGAAGCGATTATTTTAAAGAAGGAAACACTGATGCAGGAGAAAAGCCATTTGGAAATTAAAAAACTGAGATCCAGTCAG GCTCTCAATGAAGATAGTTTGAAATTATCTACTCGTCTAAGTATGTTAGATCAAGAACTTTGTGACAAAAATAAGCAGCTTCAAAGGAGTGCCACCGATGAACAAGGGAGGATTTTTGAAGAGGTTCAgactttgcaaaaagaaaaggatcagctgttgaaaagaagaaacagtGTGGATGAGAAATTAAAAAATGGCAGAGTGTTATCAGCAGAA GAAGAGCATGTTTTATTCCAGCTTGAGGAAGGAATTGAAACCTTGGAAGCAGCCATTGCTTATAAAAATGAAAGCATACAAAACCATCAAAACTCAATCAGAGTCTCATCACAGATCCTTACACAAAGTGAAGCCAGTGTGATGGGAAAGTTGATATCATTGTCCGCTACTGAACTGCGTGCAattcttttaaagtattttaacaaG GTTGTTCGACTCCGTGAGAGTGAACGTAAATTGCAAGTGCAGTCTGAAGAACTGAGAATGAGGGCAATGGAACAAGAAAATATAATAAGAGAACTTGAATTGGCACTTGAACATCTCATGCTGCAATGTGACAGGCGCCTCACCCTTCAACAAAAAGAACACGAACAAAAGATTCAGTTGATACTACTTCACTGTAAAG aCCAGGAAAGTGAAAATATTGCAGAAACTATTAAAGCCTATGAAGCTAAAATTCAGCAGTTGGAACgagatttgtttttttataagAAAACCAGCCGAGAgttaaagaagaaattaaaggatGTTGTTGGAGAAGCAATATATCATTCTAAACAAAGTAAAT GTTATGCTTCTAATGATGGGATGCTAAATCAAGAAGAAACAAGTATTTCTTTAGAAGAACACG